One window of the Triticum dicoccoides isolate Atlit2015 ecotype Zavitan chromosome 3B, WEW_v2.0, whole genome shotgun sequence genome contains the following:
- the LOC119278176 gene encoding uncharacterized protein LOC119278176 isoform X2 encodes MGFDLSISTSTRPALFIGSILVPDIHHMTILLCCIKNNCVRTIPAESIDDKTKLKGFSEFENTYYKRPKINGRCWCHTFEVLMETNKHLCRKAIEMCKSQSQQGMVILPAEKKSRIVDLTWQPCIRILKLMVL; translated from the exons ATGGGATTTGATTTGTCAATATCCACAAGCACACGACCTGCACTTTTTAT CGGCAGCATTCTCGTGCCTGACATTCATCACATGACCATTCTACTATGTTGCATCAAGAACAATTGTGTCCGCACAATACCTGCAGAATCAATCGAT GACAAGACAAAGTTGAAAGGATTTAGCGAATTTGAGAATACATATTATAAAAGACCCAAGATAAATGGCAGATGTTGGTGCCATACTTTTGAAGTGTTGATGGAAACTAACAAGCATTTGTGTCGTAAAGCAATAGAAAT GTGTAAATCACAGTCACAACAAGGTATGGTGATCCTGCCGGCGGAAAAGAAGTCACGGATTGTTGACCTTACATGGCAACCTTGTATCAG AATTCTTAAACTGATGGTCCTGTAA
- the LOC119278176 gene encoding uncharacterized protein LOC119278176 isoform X1 encodes MGFDLSISTSTRPALFIGSILVPDIHHMTILLCCIKNNCVRTIPAESIDDKTKLKGFSEFENTYYKRPKINGRCWCHTFEVLMETNKHLCRKAIEMCKSQSQQGMVILPAEKKSRIVDLTWQPCISFGYTNLPLSLGAGISDLNEGS; translated from the exons ATGGGATTTGATTTGTCAATATCCACAAGCACACGACCTGCACTTTTTAT CGGCAGCATTCTCGTGCCTGACATTCATCACATGACCATTCTACTATGTTGCATCAAGAACAATTGTGTCCGCACAATACCTGCAGAATCAATCGAT GACAAGACAAAGTTGAAAGGATTTAGCGAATTTGAGAATACATATTATAAAAGACCCAAGATAAATGGCAGATGTTGGTGCCATACTTTTGAAGTGTTGATGGAAACTAACAAGCATTTGTGTCGTAAAGCAATAGAAAT GTGTAAATCACAGTCACAACAAGGTATGGTGATCCTGCCGGCGGAAAAGAAGTCACGGATTGTTGACCTTACATGGCAACCTTGTATCAG TTTTGGCTATACAAACTTGCCTCTCTCCTTGGGAGCCGGAATCTCTGACTTGAACGAGGGAAGTTAG